The Ancylobacter sp. WKF20 genome contains a region encoding:
- the ytfQ gene encoding galactofuranose ABC transporter, galactofuranose-binding protein YtfQ, protein MNFRALLLATAMGGALLSADAQAADLTIGFSQIGSESGWRAAETTVSKAEAKKRNINFKIADAQQKQENQIKAIRSFIAQGVDAIFLAPVVSTGWDSVLKEAQEAKIPVVLLDRDIDPAGKNLYLTAVTSDSVHEGKVAGEWLVKTVAGKPCNVVELQGTVGASVATNRKKGFEDGIAGASNVKIVRSQTGDFTRAKGKEVMESFIKAEGGGKNICAVYAHNDDMMVGAIQAMKEAGLKPGTEVLTVSIDAVPDIFKAMAAGEANATVELTPNMAGPAFDAIIAYKTKGTVPPKWIQTESKLYTQADNPKAIYESKKDLGY, encoded by the coding sequence ATGAATTTCAGGGCTTTGCTGCTCGCGACCGCCATGGGCGGCGCGCTTCTGTCCGCCGACGCACAGGCCGCGGACCTCACCATCGGTTTCTCGCAGATCGGCTCGGAATCGGGCTGGCGCGCGGCCGAGACCACCGTTTCCAAGGCCGAGGCCAAGAAGCGGAACATCAATTTCAAGATCGCCGACGCCCAGCAGAAGCAGGAGAACCAGATCAAGGCGATCCGCTCCTTCATCGCGCAGGGCGTGGACGCGATCTTCCTCGCGCCCGTCGTCTCCACCGGTTGGGACTCGGTGCTGAAGGAAGCGCAGGAAGCCAAGATCCCGGTGGTCCTGCTCGACCGCGACATCGATCCGGCCGGCAAGAACCTCTACCTCACGGCCGTGACCTCCGACTCCGTGCATGAAGGCAAGGTCGCCGGCGAGTGGCTGGTGAAGACCGTGGCAGGCAAGCCCTGCAATGTGGTCGAGCTTCAGGGAACGGTCGGCGCCTCCGTCGCCACCAACCGCAAGAAGGGCTTCGAGGACGGCATTGCCGGTGCGTCGAACGTCAAGATCGTGCGCAGCCAGACCGGCGACTTCACCCGTGCCAAGGGCAAGGAGGTGATGGAGAGCTTCATCAAGGCGGAAGGCGGCGGCAAGAACATCTGCGCGGTCTACGCCCACAATGACGACATGATGGTCGGCGCGATCCAGGCCATGAAGGAAGCCGGCCTGAAGCCCGGCACGGAAGTTCTGACCGTCTCCATCGACGCCGTGCCGGACATCTTCAAGGCCATGGCCGCCGGCGAGGCGAACGCGACCGTCGAGCTGACGCCGAACATGGCCGGCCCGGCCTTCGACGCCATCATCGCCTACAAGACCAAGGGCACCGTGCCGCCCAAGTGGATCCAGACGGAATCCAAGCTCTACACGCAGGCGGACAACCCGAAGGCGATCTACGAGTCGAAGAAAGACCTCGGTTACTGA
- a CDS encoding LytTR family DNA-binding domain-containing protein codes for MLRVLIADDEPLARRALRRLLAAHADVEIVGEAESVGEAADLLGRLQPDLVLLDIEFNGPDGFDLLAATPTPPRVIFVTAYAEYAVEAFAVEAVDYLLKPVAPERLDTALDRVRRLLAAHPPASDVIELRVPGRVVRCVPTDILAIEAEGDFSRVHIADQPPLMILRNVGQFAASLPSPPFLRLGRSIIVNCDRIRSVDTRSRDEVRLALQGMAEPIRLGRAAASRLKQALSGSRE; via the coding sequence GTGCTCCGCGTCCTGATTGCCGATGACGAGCCTCTGGCGCGGCGCGCCCTGCGCCGGCTGCTCGCGGCTCATGCCGATGTCGAGATCGTCGGCGAGGCCGAGAGCGTGGGCGAGGCGGCCGACCTGCTCGGCCGGCTCCAGCCCGATCTCGTCCTGCTCGACATCGAGTTCAACGGCCCCGATGGCTTCGACCTGCTCGCCGCCACGCCGACGCCGCCGCGCGTGATCTTCGTCACCGCCTATGCCGAATATGCCGTGGAGGCCTTCGCCGTGGAGGCGGTGGACTATCTGCTCAAGCCCGTGGCGCCGGAACGGCTCGACACGGCGCTCGACCGCGTCCGCCGGCTCCTCGCCGCTCATCCGCCCGCCAGCGACGTGATCGAGCTGCGCGTGCCCGGCCGCGTGGTGCGCTGCGTCCCTACCGACATTCTCGCTATTGAGGCGGAGGGCGATTTCAGCCGCGTGCATATCGCCGACCAGCCACCGCTGATGATCCTGCGCAATGTCGGCCAGTTCGCCGCCAGCCTTCCCTCCCCGCCTTTCCTGCGGCTCGGACGTTCGATCATCGTCAATTGCGACCGCATCCGCAGCGTCGACACGCGCTCCCGGGACGAGGTGCGGCTTGCCTTGCAGGGAATGGCCGAACCCATCCGCCTCGGCCGGGCCGCCGCCTCGCGCCTGAAGCAGGCCCTTTCCGGCTCGCGCGAATAG
- a CDS encoding histidine kinase, which yields MPASLTRPSGPFSGAWHRLTPFARAQIVGWGLFTLVDLVNRQLTYQDLTVALAMSAVTYLLLVGLSAGLGLVYDRIFSGTVLGARVVVAMAALAAVASTLIVLATVLVRQGFGWSIPDWGAMEEIALPFTHYAVALTGWSLLFFWIRADRQRQAAHAAALSAETQMLAAKAEALTAEIQQLRLQINPHFLFNALNGIAEEVPEHPTAALAMLRDLTDYLRHVLAGIRVPVVPVEEEVAALAAYLRIQQARFGARLRVRVEMDPTAAGRQIANSLLQPLAENAVEHGDRSQVLELAVSVRMEGPALRIDISNTGRLDPAHRLRAGHGLGLANLRRRLDVHYPGRHAFTLDETGGGQVVATLVLEGEACSAS from the coding sequence GTGCCCGCTTCGCTCACCCGACCGTCCGGCCCATTCAGCGGCGCGTGGCATCGCCTGACCCCGTTCGCGCGGGCGCAGATCGTCGGCTGGGGCCTGTTCACGCTGGTCGATCTGGTGAACCGGCAGCTCACCTATCAGGATCTCACGGTCGCGCTGGCAATGAGCGCGGTGACCTACCTGCTTCTGGTCGGACTGTCGGCCGGTCTTGGCCTTGTCTACGACCGCATTTTCTCGGGAACGGTCCTCGGCGCGCGGGTGGTCGTAGCCATGGCCGCGCTGGCGGCGGTCGCTTCCACTCTCATCGTGCTGGCGACGGTTCTGGTTCGCCAGGGCTTTGGCTGGAGCATCCCGGACTGGGGCGCGATGGAGGAGATCGCGCTGCCCTTCACCCATTACGCGGTGGCGCTGACCGGCTGGAGCTTGCTGTTCTTCTGGATCCGGGCCGATCGCCAGCGCCAGGCGGCGCATGCGGCGGCACTCAGCGCCGAGACGCAGATGCTCGCGGCCAAGGCGGAAGCGCTCACCGCGGAAATCCAGCAGCTCCGCCTGCAGATCAACCCGCATTTCCTGTTCAACGCGCTAAACGGCATCGCCGAGGAAGTGCCGGAGCATCCCACGGCCGCACTGGCCATGCTGCGCGACCTCACCGACTATCTGCGCCATGTGCTCGCCGGCATCCGCGTTCCCGTGGTGCCGGTGGAGGAAGAGGTGGCCGCCCTCGCCGCCTATCTGCGCATCCAGCAGGCCCGTTTCGGCGCCCGACTGCGGGTGCGGGTGGAGATGGACCCCACCGCCGCCGGCCGGCAGATCGCCAACAGCCTGCTCCAGCCGCTGGCCGAGAACGCCGTCGAGCATGGCGACCGTTCGCAGGTGCTGGAACTCGCCGTCAGCGTACGGATGGAAGGCCCGGCGCTGCGGATCGACATCAGCAATACCGGCCGGCTGGACCCCGCACACCGGCTGCGCGCCGGTCATGGGCTCGGCCTCGCCAATTTGCGCCGGCGGCTTGATGTGCACTATCCCGGCCGCCATGCCTTCACCCTCGATGAGACCGGGGGTGGGCAGGTCGTTGCGACGCTGGTTCTGGAGGGCGAAGCGTGCTCCGCGTCCTGA
- a CDS encoding type I secretion system permease/ATPase, whose product MAAASPVSRALASCRPAFVAVAGFSAVINLLMLAGSLYMLQVYDRVLSSRSVPTLIGLSLLLLVAYALQGFLDSVRVKMLARIGARFDEQVSPLAFSAARRLSLAGRRAEEALQPVRDLDQIRAFLASLGPTALFDMPWMPLFFAGCFLLHPWLGLLALGGGIIIVALTWATEQASRAAMKAQMTSRGTREAIVEANRRNAEALTAMGMGGAFANRWEEANRRHVSDWLAAADVTGSSGAFAKVFRMVLQSAVLGLGAYLAIHDQISGGAMIAASIMTSRALAPIEIAVGNWKGFVAARLGLRRLEQVLASPALAERHHTPLPPPAALLTVDNLVVAAPGRSAPILSGVSLQVEAGQGLGIIGPSASGKSTLVRALVGVWRPVKGEVRLDGASLDQWAPDALGRHVGYLPQDVELFEGTVAENIARFAPNAPGEAIVAAARAAGAHELILRLEEGYDTRIGEGGMALSGGQRQRIGLARALYGAPFLVVLDEPNSNLDPDGDAALTQAVQGVRARGGIVIVVTHRQSAISSLDRLALMGDGRIQAFGPKEEVLGKLARQNGVPGIKRTAVAS is encoded by the coding sequence ATGGCTGCTGCCTCGCCCGTCTCCCGTGCTCTTGCTTCCTGCCGGCCGGCCTTTGTCGCCGTGGCGGGGTTTTCCGCCGTCATCAACCTGCTGATGCTCGCCGGCTCGCTCTACATGCTGCAGGTCTATGACCGTGTGCTGAGCTCGCGCAGCGTGCCGACCCTGATCGGCCTGTCGCTGCTGCTGCTGGTCGCCTACGCCCTGCAGGGTTTTCTCGACTCGGTGCGGGTGAAGATGCTGGCGCGCATCGGGGCGCGCTTCGACGAGCAGGTCTCGCCGCTGGCCTTCAGCGCCGCGCGGCGCCTCTCGCTGGCGGGCCGGCGCGCCGAGGAGGCGCTCCAGCCCGTGCGCGACCTCGACCAGATCCGCGCCTTCCTGGCCTCGCTCGGGCCGACGGCGCTGTTCGACATGCCGTGGATGCCGCTGTTCTTCGCCGGCTGCTTCCTGCTGCACCCCTGGCTCGGCCTGCTGGCGCTCGGCGGCGGCATCATCATCGTCGCGCTGACCTGGGCGACCGAGCAGGCCAGCCGCGCCGCCATGAAGGCGCAGATGACCAGCCGCGGCACGCGCGAGGCGATTGTCGAGGCGAACCGCCGTAACGCCGAGGCGCTGACCGCCATGGGCATGGGCGGCGCCTTCGCCAACCGATGGGAGGAGGCGAACCGCCGGCATGTCAGCGACTGGCTGGCCGCCGCCGATGTGACCGGCTCCAGCGGCGCCTTTGCCAAGGTGTTCCGCATGGTGCTGCAATCGGCCGTGTTGGGGCTCGGCGCCTATCTCGCCATTCACGACCAGATTTCCGGTGGCGCGATGATCGCCGCCTCCATCATGACCTCGCGCGCGCTGGCCCCCATCGAGATCGCCGTCGGCAACTGGAAGGGCTTCGTGGCCGCGCGCCTCGGGCTGCGCCGTCTGGAGCAGGTGCTGGCCTCGCCCGCTCTGGCCGAGCGGCATCACACCCCGCTCCCCCCGCCTGCGGCGCTGCTCACGGTCGACAATCTCGTCGTTGCGGCGCCGGGACGCTCGGCGCCGATCCTGTCGGGCGTGTCGCTGCAGGTGGAGGCGGGGCAGGGGCTCGGCATCATCGGGCCGAGTGCGTCCGGCAAGTCGACGCTGGTGCGGGCGCTGGTCGGCGTGTGGCGCCCGGTCAAGGGCGAGGTCCGGCTCGATGGTGCCAGCCTCGATCAATGGGCGCCCGACGCGCTGGGCCGGCATGTCGGCTACCTGCCGCAGGATGTCGAGCTGTTCGAGGGCACGGTGGCGGAGAACATCGCCCGCTTCGCGCCGAACGCGCCGGGCGAGGCCATCGTCGCGGCGGCGCGGGCGGCGGGTGCGCATGAGCTGATCCTGCGGCTGGAAGAGGGGTACGACACCCGCATTGGCGAGGGCGGCATGGCGCTGTCCGGCGGCCAGCGCCAGCGCATCGGGCTGGCCCGCGCGCTTTACGGCGCGCCGTTTCTGGTCGTGCTCGACGAGCCGAACTCCAATCTCGACCCGGATGGCGACGCCGCGCTCACGCAGGCGGTGCAGGGCGTGCGGGCGCGCGGCGGAATCGTGATCGTCGTCACCCATCGCCAGAGCGCGATTTCCTCGCTCGACCGGCTCGCGCTGATGGGCGATGGGCGGATTCAGGCCTTTGGCCCGAAGGAGGAGGTTCTGGGCAAGCTCGCCCGGCAGAACGGTGTGCCCGGCATCAAGCGCACGGCAGTGGCCTCATGA
- a CDS encoding HlyD family type I secretion periplasmic adaptor subunit, whose protein sequence is MTILAPTSEYGPALRRLTLIGGAAVLLFAGTVGVWALASTLNGAVVATGQFVVDGNVKKVQHATGGVVGELKVREGDQVEAGAVLIRLDDTITRANLQVVTQQLDDFAARQGRLIAERDRLEVIEVAPELVPRAGEPAIAKLIATEQNQFEARRAAREGRKAQLARRIGQLEDEVTGLRAQQAARDRQAALIAEELKGVRDLYAKNLVALSRKAALEREAAELDGEKGRLIAAVAQTEGKIAETRLQIIEIDDVLREEVMKELSEIQAKAAELAERRIAAEDQLKRVDIRAPSAGFVHQLTVHTVGGVITPAEPAMLIVPAREALQVEARVNPPDIDQIVPGQRADVRIHAFNQRTTPLLAGRVARVSPDTSRDPQTGAVFYTIRVAIPPEELARLAPQTVSAGMQAEVFVRTQDRTPLQYIAKPLQDQIARAFRER, encoded by the coding sequence ATGACGATCCTGGCACCAACATCGGAATACGGCCCCGCCCTGCGGCGGCTGACCCTGATCGGCGGAGCGGCGGTGCTGCTGTTCGCCGGCACTGTGGGCGTCTGGGCGCTGGCCTCGACCCTCAACGGCGCGGTCGTCGCCACCGGCCAGTTCGTCGTCGATGGCAATGTGAAGAAGGTGCAGCACGCCACCGGCGGTGTCGTCGGCGAACTTAAGGTTCGCGAGGGCGACCAGGTCGAGGCGGGCGCGGTGCTGATCCGGCTCGACGACACCATCACCCGCGCTAATCTTCAGGTGGTGACCCAGCAACTCGACGACTTCGCCGCGCGTCAGGGGCGGCTGATCGCCGAGCGCGACCGCCTTGAGGTTATCGAGGTGGCGCCGGAGCTGGTGCCGCGAGCGGGCGAGCCGGCAATCGCCAAGCTGATCGCCACTGAGCAGAACCAGTTCGAGGCCCGCCGGGCGGCGCGTGAAGGGCGCAAGGCGCAGCTTGCCCGGCGGATTGGCCAGCTTGAGGACGAGGTGACGGGTCTTCGCGCCCAGCAGGCGGCGCGCGACCGGCAGGCGGCGCTGATCGCCGAGGAGTTGAAGGGCGTGCGCGACCTTTACGCCAAGAACCTCGTGGCGCTCTCCCGCAAGGCGGCGCTGGAGCGCGAAGCGGCGGAGCTCGACGGCGAGAAGGGTCGCCTCATTGCGGCGGTCGCGCAGACCGAGGGCAAGATCGCCGAAACCCGGCTGCAGATCATCGAGATCGACGATGTGCTGCGCGAGGAGGTGATGAAGGAGCTGAGCGAGATTCAGGCCAAGGCGGCCGAACTCGCCGAGCGGCGCATCGCCGCCGAGGACCAGCTGAAGCGCGTCGATATCAGGGCGCCGAGCGCCGGCTTCGTGCATCAGCTCACCGTCCATACGGTGGGCGGCGTCATCACCCCGGCGGAGCCCGCCATGCTGATCGTACCGGCGCGCGAAGCGCTTCAGGTGGAAGCGCGCGTCAACCCGCCGGACATCGACCAGATCGTGCCCGGCCAGCGGGCGGATGTGCGCATCCACGCCTTCAACCAGCGCACAACGCCGCTGCTGGCCGGCAGGGTGGCGCGTGTCTCGCCCGACACCAGCCGCGACCCGCAGACCGGCGCGGTTTTCTACACGATCCGGGTGGCGATCCCACCCGAGGAGCTGGCGCGGCTGGCGCCGCAGACGGTCAGCGCCGGTATGCAGGCCGAAGTGTTCGTGCGCACGCAGGACCGCACGCCGCTGCAATACATCGCCAAGCCGTTGCAGGATCAGATCGCCCGCGCCTTTCGCGAGCGGTGA